ATTGTCTTCCCGACGCAGGAGGGATTTCCTTCCGTTGGCAGTCGCGGTCTCACGAGTAGTCAAGTATCAACCATATTTTCTTCCTCTGTAAAAACAGGTATTTCTACTTGTTAAGGTGTACTTAAAATCAGTTTAATTTGTAGTTTACCAGTTCGTTACGCTCATGTGAGCCCTGTGACCTGGTGGCACGGCTGGTTTAGTTTTGGCTGGATCGTGAGGCATTTTGTATCGGGAACTTTTGGCGTCGATGTGTTGCGGGTTAGCGTCAGATTGCCTAGAGAGGATATTGATTAATTGGAAAATTTTGTTATACGTTATGGATAACAACGCAGTAAAAAAGACTCATTTCCAGGCCGGTCGGCTCCACGCAGAATCCTACCGCAATTTTAAAAAGATACTCGAGTCGGAAGAGAAGGCGGAAGAACTTGCGGAAAAGCTTGTCGGTCTCATAATCAAAAAGCTTCCTCAAAAAAAAGATATTACACTACTTAGTTGCAGGCCCTATGCAAACCTGGTGTTAAGTAAAACGGCCTTTAAACTTAATAGGCTGTGGCGGTTAGAGGACTCGCCATCTGTAGAAGTGAATTACGCCATTGAAACATCCAAAGCGGATGAAGAGCAGGCCCGTTTTCAGTTCGAACCGAGTTTTCGTTCCCATATCCTGATTATCCTGCCTGTGGGGTCGACTTTCTCCGTATACCACCAGCTGAAAAGTAAGGTCGGGCGTTACATAAAAGCAAATAGTCCTTCGTCCCAGCTCCTGCCGGAATCCTTTACGCTTTTTTTGCTGGAGTCAGAACAAGATAACTCCCTGCTTTCCGCGTATCGCAAGAAGGTTACAGATCACGTTAAAATTCAATGTATAGAGGGATCCGCCGAGAAGTCTTATTTCCTGGAAACGTTTGTATGCGAGGTTTTCCCGGAAAATGAGTGCCCCTTATGTTTTCCGGAAAAGGCGAGCAGTGAGCGCTATCTCTTTCCCGTGTCGCAGGGAACCGGAACGCCTATGTTGGTGGTCTCTCCGGTCGCGTTCGACGATAACAATGTTTATGAGAATGAAGAGGGGCGCAAATTCTATGACGTGCTAAAAATCGATGAAAGTGGCGTCGGAGCGCACGTCTTCGGCAATATGGGAATTGGCCAAAGCCGCTACATACATTACATTAAGACGGACCTTTTCTATCAACAAAATAAAGGGAAAGTAATAGAGCTATTTGGCGATGAAATCGCTAAAATACCTAAAGAATACAAGTCGATTTTGATTATAACCAACGGTAGGGAACGAAGCGCACCGGTCATTGAAGATCTGCTTGCTGACGGACATTTTTTGAATAGGAAAGTTACGCTTATTACCTACCAGCCGCTCAACGAGCCTATAGAGAATCTCAAGGAGTATTTTACTAAAGGGCCTGATGGCGAAAAGGAGGATTCGAACCAGCATTACGTCATCTACTACACAGACGCTTTGTCTGAAGGTGTGGAGTATCGTGAGATGGAATTCGTACTACAACAAATCCGGGGTCGGACAGAAGCCGGTATTGATCGGTTGTTTACCTTAATCGACCGCACCAATCGGTATACCGAAGCCAAAATCTGGCAGGCCCGTGGAAGAAGAAAAAGTGTGGAGGTGAAAGTTGAAAAATCGAAAAAGACACAAATCGTTCCACAAAATGACATTGTGGCCTTCTTTAAGCTCAATGTTGAGCTTGTTGCCAGTTCGCGTCTAGGAAATCCGATTGAGGAACGTCGTGTTACCCTTGGGAAGATGCTCGAAAAATGTCACTTGGATGCCCTGAGAACCTACGTCGCGGGTGAGGTCGAACAATGCAAGGTGCGTTCGCTTGAGGAAACCGAAAATGCCGCACAGTCGGATAAAAATGAGTATGACTTTTTGCAGGGCCGGTTTTCAAAAAGGCACTGGAACCTGTTGAAGTTGTTTCTCTTTCATACTATTGGTGGCAGACCAAAACAAACGATCAGCATTGACTGGATCCTCGGCAAGGAAAACACAACAAGACGCGCGCAACAGTTCTTTTTCTCAAATAAACTGATTCAGGAAAACGACTCTCCACATCCGTCGCATGTGCAACTCGTTGAGGATACCTTCGTGAAAATACTTTCGAGGGCGCCTTTCCGGAATTACGAGAATATCTACGGGCAGATTTTCGGCTACAATTTGCAACAACTCGATGCGTTGATGGAAATTATCAAAAGTAGCGGTCTCACCTATGATCGTTTCAGGAGACTGAAGTTTTTGATCAGACGGACGGTTGAACTGCATTCGAACTTCGTACTGTCAAAACCGTTCCTTCTTTTTTTGAAAGATGACTTTATCGACAAACTGGGCGGCCTTTTACATACGTCTTCGGAGTTTGAAGCGAAGGACGTCAGGAAGTTTAGCTATTACCTGCTCTACTGCATAAAGGAGGCGCTTGAAGGCGATGTTGCCAAGGCTATCCCATTTGAGGGCTACCTGAGGGACATAGATTCAGAAAAGAATGGAACCCACGAATTAAAGGATTTGGTACGGGATCCGTTCTTGATTTACTGCATCCTTTTTAAAATTGAAAATATCCTGCCGTTACGACGCCTTTCCAACCACATTGCAAGGCAGGCCGACACTGCGGCGTCAGGTGCTATTGGCGACATAGCGGACTACATCTATCAGAAGTATCTGGCAGACGAATGGTTCGAGGCGTCCTTTCCACTTTCTCATTCGCGCGCGCATGAACTGGCTTTGTTGTTTCTCCGACAGTCCCAATTTTTCAGTGATCCGGTCAAATTTGAAGAAATACGAAGGGCGACCGCTAAGATGCTCGCCACTTCCTATTTCCTTACACAAGTGTCGGAGCGCGAACTGGATCAAAATCCGGCACAGTCGCGTGTAGGGGATTATGAGTCAAATTCTATCAGGAAACAGGTACGGAATGTCATGTCATCGATACTTAGTGTATTCCAAACGGGAGGGGATGGCGCCGCGTTGGGATATGCCCTTTTTGTAGAATATGGAGGTAAAGAAACTACAAAAAAAGAGATTTGGCCGGTGTATCCTAACGACGGGGTATTCGACGATATTCGCCCGCCCGAGGGTGGATTGATCGACCTGATGTTTGACGGCGTTTGGCAAGGCGCGGATGATTATAGTGTGCAGACCTTGTTGCCTGTATTACGAACCGGAGATAAAAAAGACTTATTCATAACGACCCAGCCCGGAAATACGTTCTACCGGAAACATGCGGGAAACAACATAAACGTTGAACACGCCTTTCAAAAAGACAGTATGGAGATTGACCTCTTCGAAGACGCAAATATGTTGTTGTATTTCCGTTTGTCGGAGGTAAAGACAGTCGAAAATGCGTCGGAAAGAGCGACGGCTGTTTTGGTAATCTACTCAACGGAGTTACCTACGGTTGATGGTTTCCGACAATTCATGAACGTCGAAAAAGTGCGGTTGCTATTTCTGCTTCGGGACGATTTGTTGGCCTATCTAAATCGGAAAATCAAGAACGATGCATTTGTGGAACTCATCCACAACGAGGCGTTAAACAGTACTTCTTCCGCCCTGACACATGGGATCAGCCATTATCTGCACGTCATGAAAAGCATGACCGAGCCAAATCCTGATTATTTACGTGCGGCCGACATTATAATTGACGCCATCCGCGGCCAGATCAGGGCCATCGGCGCGCCCAGGGAAGACCATAAACCGCGGAATGTGCCGGTCTATGCCGACGATCTAAGGGAGCATTTTATAGATTTCGTAACGTTTATCTGCAAAGAGATACGTTTGGGAGGAAAGATAATCCTTCATCCAGAACTCAAGCTCGAAGTATTCCCCCGCACGCTATATGAAGACCTGTTTAATGTAGTGATACCGGAATTGATACTGAATATGAAAAAGTACCACCCAATACCTGAAAAAGGGAAATTCCTTTTTAAGATCATATCAGACAAGGACACTATTACATTCATTAACCAAACCTACCCCGGACTACGTGAAAAACGAGATTTGGTACAAAAAAACCATGGCCTTTCAATGTGCAATAAAATACTCGAGAGGCTGGGATTGCCCCGTGCCCGGATTGAAGAAGGAAACGAACGGTTCACAGTGACAATTACACTGAAAAATTGCGGATAGTGAAAAGAACAAAGATCTAGGTGAAAAAGATGGAAATAATTAAGAGAAAGAGCGTACTATACATCGAGGATAATCAGCATGATTTCAAAACCCTCAAGAGAGAGGTGGAGGAGAATTTCAGCTTGTTAGATATAAAAGTGCGGCCCGACTATTGGCAATCTAAAGGCGATGAATTCAGTATGAGCAAGATACTCAAGGACATTCTTGCTGGTAACGCCAATGATCTTCTGCCGGAAATAGCATCTGCCGATATCATCATAATCGATAATTGTCTTAGAGATTATTCTGATAATACGGGAATTAGTCTGATCAACTCACTTCATAAGCGTGCCCAAGCCCACGGAGAGGAACTTAACCTGGTTTTGTTGACCAACGATGACGACCGTAATCCAGACCTTGACGAGGTTCGGGACAAGTGTCTGGTGCTCCATAAATACCGCTCGCAGTCAACAGACACCTTGTTACAATTTATTGCCTCGCGCACCGGCAAAAACCGTAAACTAACGCATCAAAAAAGTGTTAGGAGTAAATGGGATTTGTTTTGGGGCAAACGAAGATGGCAGGAAGCCTTTGCTGATGGCCTCGGTTATCTTATTATGGCCCTGACCGTGTTCGCCTTTTTGTTCGGCACGTGCAAAACGGTAGGGTACCTTTGGGGTGCCTTTCAATCCAGTTCCCATTACGAAAAATCTGCCATCGTGGTTACTGCAAGCAAGTCGTCGCCGGAGATGAAAACGGTAACAGTGCCCCCGGGGGATTCATTGAAAATCAACTTAAAAGGAAAAGAGACCTTGATGATACAGGCGGGGGGTGCGCCTGAGGAAACGTCGAAGCCATCCGACCCGGATTACCTCAAACTCGCGGAGCATATTTTCCTGACATTCCTGCCGTTTTTCATCCTGTTCAGTTTTCTCGGATATTATAACGCCTACCTGAAAAACCTCTGGCTTGGCGCCAATATGTCGAAGACCGACCAAAGCCATGCGACCCGTACACTGAAATTTTCGAAAGCACTTTTTGCTTCTTCCATTATTGCGACGGTGATTATACATACGATCGAGGAAATCACAAAAGAGCAGCGTTCGGTCATCGCACTGTCAGCTTATGGGGTGTTGCTGTTAATCCTGATTGGGTATTATGTATTTCTTGAACGGGAAAGTGAGGGGCATGGTACCCATGGGGATCCGCCTCCGCGCGACGGTCATCAAACGCACTGATTATGCATTTTACTTAGGTGGCGCCCTCTGGCGTCTGCCACTAAATACGCTGATATGAAACGACTCTTTTTATTCGCGGCGTTGGCGGGGATGGTTTCCTGTCGCACCGTCTACGAAACGGTGCAACTGCCCGGAGCCGACACCGTACTGGATAGTGACCAGATTATTACGATTCCGGTGATTGTGCATGTTCTTTGTGAAGACCCGACGACGGTTAATGCAGTCAACATTAACGCCATGGTAGCGACTTTGTCGAGTGATTTTGCCGGCACCAACACATCCTTTCCACGGGCCGCGGGTACCAATCCTGCTTGGGTTCCAGATAACAGTAATATCAGGTTTACGCTGGCCACGGTCTTGCCCGATGGTACTCCCACCAATGGAATCATCGTGAAGCAGACCCGTACGCGCGTATTTCGCTACCAGCAACGCAAACCTTTTGCCGAAAGTAAGCTGATCGAGCCGTATCGTTACCTGAATGTCTATGTATGCCGCACCAATACGGGTGCTTTCACGCCCAGTGAGGCGGGGAATCATGGGGTGGTAATTGATCCGGATTTAGCGAACGGCACCTCGCATACGCTGACCCATGAGGCGGGCCATTGGCTGGGACTTCGGCATATCTTTGAAGGTGGCCGAAACGGAGACGATGGGATTGCCGATACGCCGACACAGAAGAAAAATCTGGGGAAGGCGCTTTCCTATCCGTATCAGCAATGGGGACACGATATCATGGTCACGAATTTTATGGGATACAATGCAAGCCGGGATTTCTTTTCCGCGGATCAAATTAGAGCCATGCGGCAATTTGCCTTGCGCTATATGCCGCTCACCTTGACGGCCCGGCCGGCTCTTGAGACGATTGATATTTCAGAACCAATTGCGCTAAATGCCATGATGTCGGCCCTTGATGTGAGTTATGTTTTTCCGTGTAGCACTGTGTCGGGAATGAACAATCGGATACTGGATAAAGCGCGTGTGGCGCGAACCAGTAAGTTCAATCAAAGTCCTGCCAGCGGCACGAATGGGTTTAACTGGGAGAGTGCGGTCGTTAACGAGTTATCGCGGGTGATCGCCGATCGTTTTGAGCACGAATTATTACATCAGGCGATACGTATTTTTTTTCGGGATGTAATCGAACCAGGTGCGGATGACGGAGAGAGAATCCTGAATGCAGATTCTTTTTTTGCATTGTTTCCCAAATCCACCGAATACATCCGGGAATTGTATACATCAGGAGATTCGTACACGGGCCTGGATATGGTGTCGTTGCAGCTTTTGATTCGCGAGGATCTTGCGAATTTACCGGATATGTTTCGCCGTAGCCCGGAATTGGTTTTCCATCAACTGAACCAGTATCCGATGGCACTTGATTTATTTGGGATCGCCGATGACGTATATACGTCAGCGTCGCGCGGTGCGCCACTTCCCGATGTAATCAACCGGATCGCAGCACGTTCGTATGCTTCCGCGGAAATGCGCGAGATTACCGGTGTGTTGGCTGCTGTTTCGAATGCCTTGCGGGCACCAGACGGAGGTGAATCGGTATGGTTGGATCCCGCTGTCTACCTCAATCCCGCCCAGGTTGCGACGGATGCCTTTGTATGCCAGTTCTATCAAAGGCTTGAGGGTGCTTTGGCGATGTACCCTACGCTTACGGCCTATATCAACGCCGGCCCTGGTACGCCAGCCGAGAAAATGTATGAGTTGCTTACGCTGGGACGCGATTTGAATGACGCGTACGAGTATGCTGCAGCCCGCAATTTCAAACTACTTACTTTTGCCGACCAGGTGGCCTATGTCAGGAAGATCAACGGGGCCCTGAACCGATTACTTTCCGTATTTTTCCACGACTCGGCATTACGCGTCCACTATCACATTACTGACAGAATTCTACAGATGTGTGATACCTACACCCATGTGACGGAAGCCCTTGTGCAAAAAAACTATCCTGCGGCGGTTTTGACGATTGTCCGGAGCTTCGGCCCATATCTGGGCGAATCGGACATGAAGAACGATCTGCTGTTAGTGGCGGCGCAACTTGCTTCCGATAACAATGGTGACCAGTTACGGCAAATCTTACGGTCTTATATAGAACCAATCGGCACGTCGACACAAAAACGGAATGATGCATTCCATCTTTCCATCAATGCCTATGCAGGCTTGCAGGCGGGACAGGAACAGGTGCGTGGTGTTGAGCAGGCGAATTCAGGTTTTGCGGGAGTCACTGCCCCGATTGGCATCGCGCTCTCGTTTTGGCCACACAGGACGGGTTCCTGGACGGTGTTTCTTGAGGCCTTAGATCTTGGAAGCCTTGTGAATGTGCGGCTCAAGAATGATGATGCCGAATATGCCGATCTTCGATTCGAGCACTTTCTGTCGCCAGGGGCGGGCGTTTTCTATAACCTGAAACATGTTCCGGTCAGTTTTGGGATTCGCTATCAATACCTGAGCAACCTTCGGGATATTACGTATACGGATGGCACGGTGTCCGTTACGGAGACCGGCCGCGATGTGAGTCGGCTGAGCATGTCGGTCTTGTATGACATTCCGTTGTTTCGGCTTTCCCGAAAGAAGAAGTAGGTAGTAGCCATTGGAAAGACGTAAAACAATGGGTTGTTGTGGTTCAGTCTGCAAGCTCATGATCCTTCGTTCCGTTATGCGTTTCATTACGATTTTCATACTACGTTAGCATTGAATCGCAGCAGGATTCGAACCTGCGACCGCCTGCTTAGAAGGCAGGTGGTCATTTTCAACCTCGCTAAAAAAGGGTTTAGATAATGGTTGACAAATATCCGAATCGAATTTGCCGACCTTTACTGCGGAAACTTTCCCACGGAGCAATCGTGTTTGTGCTTTAGAACGTGTCGAGGTGATTTGTGAAATTTTTGCGTCAACGTTATGGCTGGCGACTCAGAAGGCGCAAATTTATACGTTCCGAATTTAGAAGGATAACAGATAAGCTTAGACTGTTTGAATTTATCGCTTGTCTTCAAAAAATAGTTATTTTAGCCTAAGCCCTTGACGAAAGGTTTTGTTGTGAATTGAGTATTTTACGTATCATTTCTTTGATTAGCAGAGTTCACTATGGATAAATACAGAAAAGTCATTGATACTTTGCATCAGTTTCGTGATGAGCGCGACTGGGCTCAATTCCACGATTCCAAAAACCTCGCCCTGGCCATTTCCATTGAAGCTGCTGAACTCAATGAACTTTTCCTGTGGAAAAAAGGCGATGAAGTTGAGCAGGTCAACCCGGACAAGCTGAAAGAAGAACTGGCTGATGTGCTGGCGTTTTCGTTTTTACTGGCGGAAAAGCACGGACTGGATATCTTCGAAATTGTATTGGAGAAGGTAAAACAAAACGATCAAAAGTACCCCGTAGAAAAGGCGAGGGGAACGGCCAGGAAGTACGATGAACTATGATTGTATATCAGGCTACTAAAGCAAAGTTTACCGAGGATGTTATTGCTAATCGAATTGATGAGGAAATTTACCATTATTTTCGCGTCACTTTGTTCAGTGAGACTACGGCAGCCGAGGTGAGGTCATGGCGGAATTCCATGATGTATATGTGCAACGTGTTAAACACTCCTGATATACCCGATAGCGCAGGCGTTGCCATCGAGTATCGAATATCCCAAACGTCAAAACGGATTGACTTTTTGTTGACGGGTAAGGACGAAGTGGGTTCAAGTCAGGTGATACTGATTGAACTAAAGCAGTGGGAAAAGGCCGAACTAACGGACAAAGACGGAGTAGTAAAGACGTCGTTTCAAGGAGGTAAAGCAGAGACCGCTCATCCGTCTTATCAAGTATGGTCGTATGCGGCGTTACTTAACGGATTCAATGAGGCTATATACACGCAAAACATTGTCTTAAATCCTTGTGCATACCTTCATAATTATACCTCCGATGGCGTAATCGATCATCCTTTTTACCAGCCGTATATAGAAAAGGCTCCCTTATTTTTAAGGCAGGACGCAGAACGTTTGCGTGATTTCATTATGAAATTTGTGCGTTATGGGGACGATAAAGATATCATCCTCCAAATAGAGCACGGCAGAATACGCCCCTCAAAATACCTTGCCGACAGTCTTTCGTCCATGCTGAAAGGAAACAGGGAGTTCATCATGATAGACGACCAGAAAGTTGTTTTCGAGAACGCCGTAGTCATGGCGCAACGGGCGGATAGTGGTCGTAAACAGGTTCTGATTGTTGAGGGAGGCCCGGGAACCGGAAAGTCTGTCGTAGCTATCAATCTTTTGGTGGCGCTTACTAAAAAAGGGTTTTTAGCGCAATATGTCACAAAAAATTCTGCCCCCCGAACGGTCTATGAAACCAAATTAAAAGGAGAAGTCCGTAAGACGGTTATTTCCAATTTGTTTACCGGTTCTGGAGCCTTCACAAATGCCATAGCCGATGAGTACGACGCATTAATTGTTGACGAAGCCCATCGACTCAATGAAAAGTCGGGCATGTTCATGAACCTTGGAGACAATCAGGTTAGGGAAATCATTCACGCGTCAAAGTTCAGTATTTTCTTCATTGATGAGAATCAAAAAGTGGCCCTTCACGATATTGGGACAATTGATGAAATCTCCAAGCACGCTAAACAAATAGGTGCTGAGATCACGAAATTGGCACTTTCGTCGCAGTTTCGTTGTAATGGCTCAGATGGGTACCTGGCCTGGCTTGACAACGCTCTACAGATTCGGGCGACGGCCAATGATACTCTTGAAGACCTTGATTACGATTTTCGGATTTTTGACAGTCCGGCCGAAATGCGCGATTTAATTTTTAAGAAGAATAAGATCAGCAACCGCGCGCGTTTAGTCGCAGGATACTGTTGGCCATGGCTCAGCAAGAGAGACAAGAAGGCATACGATATTGAGTTTCCTGAGTACGATTTTCATATGAAATGGAACCTTGCAGATGATGGTATGAACTGGATCATACAGCCAGACTCGGTGAATGAAATCGGATGTATCCACACGTGCCAAGGATTGGAGGTTGATTACATCGGAGTTATTATCGGGCAGGATATGGTTGTTCGTGACGGTCGGATTGTGACCGATGCATATGCCCGAGATGTCAATGATAAGACTGTTAGAGGGTTTAAAAAAATGAGGAAGGAGGATGTGGATGGTACCGACAAACTTACAGACCAGATCATCAAAAACACCTATCGTACGTTGATGACACGCGGAATGAAGGGTTGTTATGTATATTGTCAGGATCGAGAGTTGCAGGCACATTTGCAGCGTCTTGTTAAAAATGTAAGATGAATTAAAGATGCGTGCTTGCATCAAGAGAGAGCCTAAGTTTTAGATACCCCTTTGACTTTTGATTTTAATGATTTGTTCTCTAAATCAGGGCTATTTAATTATGGCGGCCAACTTGGTATCATTAATTTAAAAGCAGGAATATAATGGCATGGTACAAATAATTTATGAATTCACCGCCGACGAATCATTGCAGACTATGTAGAAAAGTGGGAGCTATTTCCGTAGCGTAAGGCGGATAGTACTCTGGCCGAACAGGTCAGGTTGCGGAGCACGCTGTCGGGGTAACGGTAGTCGTATTTATTTGAAAAAGTGGACGAAGAACACATTCGGTGCGTTAGTAGGGCTACGAGGTGTAAAAACAGGTATTTCTACGTGGTCATACTGCGGTTGTTTTTCCCATTTTTGGAGAAACAAACGTCATGCCACTATTACAAGATGTAATCCCAAAACCGACCGCTCCTTTTGACGCACTTTTTGAACAGGAGATTGATTTGTATTCGAAACGTATCAGGTGTTCTGAGCTGTATCCGCCGGACTACGAAACAAAGAAAATCACCGACCCGCAGGTTTTAGACATCATCGATGGGCTCAATGAAAGGGAAGGGCCTTGCCTGTATTGGTTTGAGGCCGACAGTCCGGGTATTGCACGCGAATTATTAGACGCTATGGAGAAAAGCAGACGGTTTT
This genomic interval from Flavobacterium sp. HJ-32-4 contains the following:
- a CDS encoding M43 family zinc metalloprotease — encoded protein: MKRLFLFAALAGMVSCRTVYETVQLPGADTVLDSDQIITIPVIVHVLCEDPTTVNAVNINAMVATLSSDFAGTNTSFPRAAGTNPAWVPDNSNIRFTLATVLPDGTPTNGIIVKQTRTRVFRYQQRKPFAESKLIEPYRYLNVYVCRTNTGAFTPSEAGNHGVVIDPDLANGTSHTLTHEAGHWLGLRHIFEGGRNGDDGIADTPTQKKNLGKALSYPYQQWGHDIMVTNFMGYNASRDFFSADQIRAMRQFALRYMPLTLTARPALETIDISEPIALNAMMSALDVSYVFPCSTVSGMNNRILDKARVARTSKFNQSPASGTNGFNWESAVVNELSRVIADRFEHELLHQAIRIFFRDVIEPGADDGERILNADSFFALFPKSTEYIRELYTSGDSYTGLDMVSLQLLIREDLANLPDMFRRSPELVFHQLNQYPMALDLFGIADDVYTSASRGAPLPDVINRIAARSYASAEMREITGVLAAVSNALRAPDGGESVWLDPAVYLNPAQVATDAFVCQFYQRLEGALAMYPTLTAYINAGPGTPAEKMYELLTLGRDLNDAYEYAAARNFKLLTFADQVAYVRKINGALNRLLSVFFHDSALRVHYHITDRILQMCDTYTHVTEALVQKNYPAAVLTIVRSFGPYLGESDMKNDLLLVAAQLASDNNGDQLRQILRSYIEPIGTSTQKRNDAFHLSINAYAGLQAGQEQVRGVEQANSGFAGVTAPIGIALSFWPHRTGSWTVFLEALDLGSLVNVRLKNDDAEYADLRFEHFLSPGAGVFYNLKHVPVSFGIRYQYLSNLRDITYTDGTVSVTETGRDVSRLSMSVLYDIPLFRLSRKKK
- a CDS encoding nucleotide pyrophosphohydrolase — translated: MDKYRKVIDTLHQFRDERDWAQFHDSKNLALAISIEAAELNELFLWKKGDEVEQVNPDKLKEELADVLAFSFLLAEKHGLDIFEIVLEKVKQNDQKYPVEKARGTARKYDEL
- a CDS encoding DUF2075 domain-containing protein, with product MIVYQATKAKFTEDVIANRIDEEIYHYFRVTLFSETTAAEVRSWRNSMMYMCNVLNTPDIPDSAGVAIEYRISQTSKRIDFLLTGKDEVGSSQVILIELKQWEKAELTDKDGVVKTSFQGGKAETAHPSYQVWSYAALLNGFNEAIYTQNIVLNPCAYLHNYTSDGVIDHPFYQPYIEKAPLFLRQDAERLRDFIMKFVRYGDDKDIILQIEHGRIRPSKYLADSLSSMLKGNREFIMIDDQKVVFENAVVMAQRADSGRKQVLIVEGGPGTGKSVVAINLLVALTKKGFLAQYVTKNSAPRTVYETKLKGEVRKTVISNLFTGSGAFTNAIADEYDALIVDEAHRLNEKSGMFMNLGDNQVREIIHASKFSIFFIDENQKVALHDIGTIDEISKHAKQIGAEITKLALSSQFRCNGSDGYLAWLDNALQIRATANDTLEDLDYDFRIFDSPAEMRDLIFKKNKISNRARLVAGYCWPWLSKRDKKAYDIEFPEYDFHMKWNLADDGMNWIIQPDSVNEIGCIHTCQGLEVDYIGVIIGQDMVVRDGRIVTDAYARDVNDKTVRGFKKMRKEDVDGTDKLTDQIIKNTYRTLMTRGMKGCYVYCQDRELQAHLQRLVKNVR